A single region of the Streptomyces vilmorinianum genome encodes:
- a CDS encoding cell division protein SepF codes for MSRYERYDVTDEQWEGLAQVVPLRGRDEWPSRVDHRAIPDPYDAAEQRRMVVLRVQVFADAREVAEYLIARIPVLLDLTGADTEVAKRILDFSSGVVFGLGSAMHRVDRNVFLLTPAGTEVEGAPETEHEEDGAGIAVPRS; via the coding sequence ATGAGTAGGTACGAGAGGTACGACGTCACCGACGAGCAGTGGGAGGGCCTCGCCCAGGTCGTGCCCCTGCGCGGCCGTGACGAATGGCCGTCCAGGGTCGACCACCGCGCGATCCCCGACCCGTACGACGCCGCGGAGCAACGCCGCATGGTCGTCCTGCGCGTACAGGTCTTCGCCGACGCCCGCGAGGTCGCCGAATACCTCATCGCCCGGATCCCGGTGCTGCTGGACCTGACCGGCGCCGACACCGAAGTCGCCAAGCGCATCCTGGACTTCAGCAGTGGCGTCGTCTTCGGGCTCGGCAGCGCCATGCACCGCGTCGACCGCAACGTCTTCCTGCTGACCCCGGCCGGTACCGAAGTCGAGGGCGCGCCGGAGACGGAGCACGAGGAGGACGGGGCGGGGATCGCCGTCCCCCGATCGTAG